The genomic stretch GGTGCGATCGCCATTGGACTATCAACAGATTTATTTCCCCAAAAGTTAATTTTTGATGACAATTGGGGGATGATTTCTCAAAGGATTAATCACATTCAACAACAATTAGTTAACATTAGTAATTGATCATTAACAGTTCATTTTTAGTTAATATAACCCATGAATTCCAACATTCCTCTTACCCAAACCAGACTCAGAAATAATCTTCACCCCGAATCTGTTATCGCAAATAGGGCTTTAAAAAAAGAACAAATACAGCAAAAAAGAGCGAATATTGAACAAACGATCGAGATCAGCTTGAAAATATTTGTTAATTTAGGAATATCATTTTTGGCATTTTTTAGTATTAAACAACTTTTGCCTTATCATTTAGGACAACAGGCGAAAATATCTGAAATTGATGCAGAAATAGCTAAAATAAAGCCGAGGGTAGAAAAGTTACAGGAAGATTTTGGCACAACTTTCGATCCTAAATTAACTCGTAAAGTTATGGAAAAAAATACTTATAAAGTTGATCCTAATCTCAGTCCTATTTTTTTTACTAAGAAAAAATGAATTTATTTCAATAACATTTCAGAAGGGTTTAAGTCCCCTTCCGTAAAAGTTTTATAAAATAAACGACAAGACAATTCATCGCTTATTCATTTAAAGATTTAATTTTAAATAGAAGAATTTTTATTATAAGGTGCAGATTCATAGGGTTGTACACCAATTTCAGGTAAAGATTCTTCAGAAGGACTAAAAATACGAACAAACCCCTCTGTTAAATATTTAGTAATATCTTCTAACATTTTGATGATATTCATGATCTTATTTCTCCAAACATATTGATTCCCTTAGTTTCATTATCAAATAAAAAATACTATATGACTAAAACTCTTAACAAAAATTAGTGATTTTTTTCATTACTTAATATTATCTAAAATTCAAAATCAAACTAAATTTTATCACTGAGGCTCATAATTAATATACAAAAGATCTAGTAAATACTTATTTAAAGTGTAAAACAACTTATTTTATCTTGATCCCTATTCTTCTAAAAAAATTGATTACTAACAAATAATAACTATATTAATTATTTTAAAAATTAAAATTTATGACAACAAAAATAGCTATTATTGGGGCTGGATTATCAGGATTAACCATAGCCAAACTATTGCAAAATAAACAATTTTCTATCGATATTTTTGATAAAGGCCGAGGAGTCGGTGGTAGAATGTCTAGCCGTAGGACACAATGGGGATATATTGATCATGGTGCCCAATATTTTACTGTTAAAACCTTTTTATTTCGAGAATTTCTACAAAAATATAGCTCTATTATCACTCCTTGGGGGGGAAAATTTGCCTGTTGGCAGGATGGAGAATTTATTTCTATATCATTAGAAAATTCTCGTTATGTACCAACGATCGCCATGAGTAATTTATGCAAGAATATTGCTATGGGGTTAAAGGTACGATTAGAAACCAGAATTACTCATCTTGAAAAATCGACATCTTGGACATTGATTGATGAAAATGATCAAAAATATTTGGGCTATGATTTTGTCATTATTACGGCGCCCCCAATACAAACTTTCGATTTATTAAAATCCCATACTATTATTGCAGACTCGATCGAAGGATTGAAAATGTATCCTTGTTTTAGTTTGATGATAATTCCTGAAACAAAACTTAATATTTCTTTTGATAGTATAGAGTTTCAACATCCGATACTAGGTTGGGTTGCCGTAAATGATAGTAAGCCATTACGAGGCGAAAATGGTGCGATGGTGATTCAGTCCAATTTTTTATGGGCTGAGGAAAATTTAGAGCAAAATAGAGAAATATTAGGGAAAATTTTGAAAAAAACCACTGAAGATATTTTTGAGATTAAATTTAATAAAATTCTTTATGAATCTTTACATTTATGGCGTTATGCTATTCCTCAACAATCCATAAATCATGAACTCACAATGCTCGATCAAGAATATTATTTAGATATGGATCAAAATATTGGTGTGTGCGGTGATTGGTGTTTAAATGGCAAGATTGAATCAGCTTTTTTAAGTGGTTATCATTTAGCTGAAAAAATAACTAATTTATGAAAATATTAATTCTGTTTATTCATCATCAAGGAGAATTTTGCAGGAAAGATTGACAAATTTTTTTATGTCATTTTTCACGGTTTAGGATTAATTGCGTTGGTGGTTAGTGATATTGTTATGACAAGAATTTTTCACCCTAGTAAAACTTTCAATGAAGAATAAAAAATTAATATCGTTTTTCAATGAATTTAGATAAAATATTGGTGAGTTAAAATAAATTTTTGGAGTCCTTACATTATGTCTGACGATATTAACAAAATAAAAAAAATCATTAATAATGCTTTGGCTGATGGCAGATTATCTCGGGCAGAAAGTGAGATGATAAAAAAGGCTATTTATCAAGATAATATAGTTACTCCCGAAGAAGTTCAACTTTGGCGTGAGTTACAGGAAAAAGTGGCAGAAGGAGAAATTTTACTGGATGGATAGTGACTTCATGAGATAATAATGGATTATTAGTCCAGTTATATTTATCAATGACAGTGACAGAATTATCAAATTTACTACGCACTCCTCTTTATTCTTTATCTTGTAAATCCCATGCTAGATTTACTGACTTTGCAGGTTGGGAAATGGCTTTACAATATAGCAGTTTAAAAAAAGAACATCTAGCGGTAAGAGAATCCGTTGGAATGTTTGATATTTCTCACATGGGTAAGTTTTCATTACAGGGTAAAAATTTACGATCGAGTTTAAATTACCTTGTACCATCAGATTTAAGTAATTTAGAGAAAGGAAAAGCCCAGTATACAGTTTTATTAAACCATAATGGAGGAATTATTGACGATATTATTTTTTATTATCAAGGAGAAAATGAAAATGATCATAATATCGAATCAGGAATATTAATAGTAAATGCTTCTACCACAGCTAAAGACTGGGCTTGGTTAAGAAAAAACCTCAACACTCAAGATATTGAACTAAAAGATAACACTCAAGATTTCGCCTTAATCGCCTTACAAGGAAAACAAGCCTTTCAAATATTAAACCCTCTTGTTAAAGAAGATGTAACTGTTATACCCAATTTTGGACATCTGACGACTACTATTGATAATGAAATGGTGTTTATTGCCCGTACTGGTTATACTGGGGAAGATGGTTTTGAGATTATGACGACTCCTCTCATTGCTCAAAAATTATGGCAATATTTTCTGAATAATAACGTTACTCCTTGTGGTTTGGGGTGTCGAGATACTCTACGTTTAGAAGCCGCTATGTGCCTTTATGGGCAAGATATGAAT from Geminocystis sp. NIES-3709 encodes the following:
- a CDS encoding NAD(P)/FAD-dependent oxidoreductase — encoded protein: MTTKIAIIGAGLSGLTIAKLLQNKQFSIDIFDKGRGVGGRMSSRRTQWGYIDHGAQYFTVKTFLFREFLQKYSSIITPWGGKFACWQDGEFISISLENSRYVPTIAMSNLCKNIAMGLKVRLETRITHLEKSTSWTLIDENDQKYLGYDFVIITAPPIQTFDLLKSHTIIADSIEGLKMYPCFSLMIIPETKLNISFDSIEFQHPILGWVAVNDSKPLRGENGAMVIQSNFLWAEENLEQNREILGKILKKTTEDIFEIKFNKILYESLHLWRYAIPQQSINHELTMLDQEYYLDMDQNIGVCGDWCLNGKIESAFLSGYHLAEKITNL
- the gcvT gene encoding glycine cleavage system aminomethyltransferase GcvT; the protein is MTVTELSNLLRTPLYSLSCKSHARFTDFAGWEMALQYSSLKKEHLAVRESVGMFDISHMGKFSLQGKNLRSSLNYLVPSDLSNLEKGKAQYTVLLNHNGGIIDDIIFYYQGENENDHNIESGILIVNASTTAKDWAWLRKNLNTQDIELKDNTQDFALIALQGKQAFQILNPLVKEDVTVIPNFGHLTTTIDNEMVFIARTGYTGEDGFEIMTTPLIAQKLWQYFLNNNVTPCGLGCRDTLRLEAAMCLYGQDMNEEITPLEAGLGWIVNLNHDFVGKEILSTQKRENVKKRLVAIKMEGKHIARHGYPILINNETVGEVTSGTLSPTLNKAIALGYVPYNYSKIGQKLTIEIREKLYPAIVVKKPFYRRS